DNA sequence from the Solanum stenotomum isolate F172 unplaced genomic scaffold, ASM1918654v1 scaffold18934, whole genome shotgun sequence genome:
ACTTCTGGAACATTTGCATAAGCAATGGAACCAAAAACTTTGAAGTGGTCTACTGTTGGTTTGCTCCCGCTCCAAGCTTCCTCAGGTGTCATATCTCGATGAGCAAAAGTGGGACTTCTATTCAAGATGTGAATGCTCCAATTCACTGCTTCCGGCCAAAATTCCTTTGGAACTCTTCCTCGAGCCAGCAAGGTACGAACCATATTGAGAATGGTTTTATTCTTCCTCTCTGCCACACCGTTTTGCTACGATGTATATGCTGTTGTGAGTTATTTTCGAATGCCGCGAGTCtgacaaaattcatcaaataccTTAGAGCAATATTCTCCTCCGCAATCTATCCGAAGGTTCTTAATGGTCTTTCAAGTCTCATTCTCCACACGAGCTTTGAAGCTTTTAAATACATTAAAAGCCTCCGACTTTTCTGCAGAATATACACCCAAGTCTTCCTGGAATAATCATCAATAAAGGTAATAAAATACCTTTTACCACCATTCGAATTTGGGTTGATTGGGCCACAAATATCTGAATGCACCAGCTCCAAAACACTACTCGCTCTCCACGACTTCCCTTTTGGAAATTGAGAACGATGTTGTTTGCCAACAACACATTCTTCACAAACTTGAGAAGGAGTGATGATTTCTGGAAGACCTATCACCATATTTTTCTGTTGGAGAGTTCTTAATCCACCAAAACCCAAGTGACCATATCTAAAATGCCACAACCATGAAGGATTTCTCACTTCTGCCATATAGCAAGATTGAACATTTTCAATCTTCAAAGGAAACAACCTGTTTTGACTCATTTTCACAAAAGCAATAACTCTTTTGGAGGGATCAGAAATTTCACATGCATCATTTCTTAAGGTGATTACATACCCTTTTTCTAACAGTTGACCGGTACTTAACagattatttttcaaagttgGAACATTGAACACATTGGATATGATTTCCACACACCCATTTTTGGTTCTAAAATTGATATTACCCTTTCCCATCACATTCACAGTTGAAAGATCACCAAAACTAACTATCGAccgaaaattttcatttaaaacagtaaaagaaaacTTACTTCCAGTCATGTGGTTACTGCAGCCAGTATCTACATACCAAATAAATTGTTTCTCGGGCTCGTTTCCAGCATGAACCGCCATCAACAAGGTTTCTCCTTCCTTATTCTCAgcaaaatttgacttttcttctttctcattaGGCAGCTTTGTTACGACATTCGGAACGATAATGACCAAATTTATGGCAACGATAACATTCTACCTTGGATTTGTCAAAATCTCTCCCTCTGCCTTTGTCGCAGTCATTATTAGCTCTGAAATTTCGATTGCCATCTTTGCTGCCTTCATCTCTATATCCTCGATCTCCTTTTCCTCTTTCTCTACTCGACCCCTTCCTCTATTAGTAGAAGCCTTCAAAGCCTGCTCTTCGGAAGATGAATTGCGGTTCATCTTTTGCTCATGTACCAACAAGGAACTTTGCAATTCGTCAAGCGATAACTCATTTATATCTTTTGACTCCTCAATGGAGCAAACGACATAGTTATACTTCAGTGTTAGGGAGCGCAATATCTTTTCCACGATTGTGACATTGGTCATTTTTTCACCATGAAATCGCATTTTGTTGCTTATCTCCATTGTTTTAGCACAATAACTTATTACAGACTCTCCTTCCTTCATCTGCAAAGTCTCAAAATCCCTTCTCAACGCTTGAAGTTGTGCGCGCTTCACTCTAGTAATGCcttgatattttttcttcatcgaATCCCAAATATCCTTAGAAGTTTCTTTGCAAATA
Encoded proteins:
- the LOC125850727 gene encoding uncharacterized protein LOC125850727 encodes the protein MAVHAGNEPEKQFIWYVDTGCSNHMTGSKFSFTVLNENFRSIVSFGDLSTVNVMGKGNINFRTKNGCVEIISNVFNVPTLKNNLLSTGQLLEKGYVITLRNDACEISDPSKRVIAFVKMSQNRLFPLKIENVQSCYMAEVRNPSWLWHFRYGHLGFGGLRTLQQKNMVIGLPEIITPSQVCEECVVGKQHRSQFPKGKSWRASSVLELEDLGVYSAEKSEAFNVFKSFKARVENET